One genomic segment of Anopheles funestus unplaced genomic scaffold, idAnoFuneDA-416_04 scaffold_41_ctg1, whole genome shotgun sequence includes these proteins:
- the LOC125774593 gene encoding uncharacterized protein LOC125774593, with translation MAAHLDDDKVFLETARIVIRDDYGNEHEARALLDSGSMSNFISEECARKLMTNRNKVNIAVSGIGNAVVHQVRGSIGATVRSKNQPFATEMAFLILDKPSAAIPTSFSDISSWKMPDVALADRAFNVPAEVDIIIGGDTFWELHTGRKRSLGMGRPWLVETHFGWVVTGNIHHSSPGPRLCHLAANGIPLEDIMQRFWQNETIAEDTVLSVEEDACERHYVATTVRNTSGRGF, from the exons ATGGCAGCACATTTGGATGACGATAAGGTGTTTCTAGAGACGGCACGGATTGTGATTCGAGATGATTACGGTAATGAGCATGAGGCAAGGGCTCTACTGGATTCGGGGTCCATGTCTAATTTCATCTCTGAGGAATGCGCTCGCAAACTAATGACCAACCGCAACAAGGTCAATATTGCTGTTTCGGGCATCGGAAATGCGGTGGTACATCAAGTAAGGGGTTCGATCGGCGCTACAGTTCGGTCCAAGAATCAACCCTTCGCTACGGAAATGGCTTTCTTGATTTTGGACAAGCCATCAGCTGCCATCCCTACTTCATTTTCGGACATCTCATCGTGGAAAATGCCAGATGTGGCATTGGCTGATCGCGCCTTCAACGTTCCGGCGGAAGTCGACATCATCATCGGAGGCGATACTTTCTGGGAACTTCACACCGGTCGCAAACGCTCTCTCGGCATGGGAAGACCGTGGCTGGTGGAAACCCATTTCGGTTGGGTGGTCACCGGAAACATTCATCATTCATCGCCTGGTCCGCGACTGTGTCATCTCGCAGCAAACGGCATACCATTAGAAGACATCATGCAGCGGTTTTGGCAGAACGAAACCATAGCCGAGGATACTGTCTTATCGGTGGAAGAAGATGCCTGCGAAAGACACTACGTGGCTACTACCGTCCGCAACACTTCGGGGAG GGGATTCTAA